From Humisphaera borealis, the proteins below share one genomic window:
- a CDS encoding putative transporter has protein sequence MHVFRDWFFSLLKPESVALTVFALCVVAVLGLALGALRFRGVSLGIGGVLFAGLTFGHWLGDKALSEQVIEFSRDFGLILFVYTIGAQAGPGFLASLRKQGLPLNVAAASIVLLGVLLTIVVCKVGGVPMESAVGLFAGGTTNTPSLAAAGQALREAKGFSSSSSAVAGYAIAYPFGIVGIILTMLLFRSIFKIDLDREAKIIAERNPPAPPLSRVALEVTNPNIDGRALLQIPVADRGEVVISRILHKVDGVVRIAYPETVVLQGDILLAVGPPDAVEDLKMVVGGESTVDLVSASKQFAMKTILITRKEVLGRTVDELNLDHRYGLRATRVRRGDVELPPSPGVRLQFGDVLTVVGEEESAKAASQHLGNSVKQLNHPQVVPIFIGIALGVILGSIPVAFPGLPAPVKLGLAGGPLAAALILSRLGHLGPLVWYMPQSANLALRELGICLFLASVGVKSGGHFFHTLTDGPGLYWLACGAVITAVPLLLVGFVARSWMKLDFMSLCGLLAGSMTDPPALQFAGAVTQSESPGIAYAAVYPLVMLMRVLAAQVLVLAFV, from the coding sequence ATGCACGTCTTTCGAGATTGGTTCTTTTCCCTCCTGAAACCCGAATCGGTCGCGCTGACCGTTTTTGCTTTGTGCGTCGTCGCGGTGCTCGGGCTGGCCCTGGGCGCGTTGCGATTTCGAGGCGTGTCTCTCGGGATCGGGGGCGTGCTGTTCGCGGGGCTGACCTTCGGGCACTGGCTCGGCGACAAGGCGCTGAGCGAGCAGGTGATCGAATTCTCCCGCGACTTCGGACTGATTCTGTTCGTCTACACCATCGGCGCACAGGCCGGTCCCGGGTTCCTTGCCTCCCTCCGAAAGCAGGGGCTGCCGCTTAACGTCGCCGCCGCGTCGATCGTGCTGCTCGGCGTTCTGCTGACGATCGTCGTCTGCAAGGTGGGTGGCGTACCCATGGAAAGCGCCGTGGGGCTGTTCGCCGGTGGCACGACCAATACTCCAAGCCTTGCTGCGGCAGGTCAGGCACTTCGCGAAGCCAAGGGCTTCTCATCCTCCTCGTCAGCGGTCGCCGGATACGCAATCGCCTACCCGTTCGGCATTGTCGGAATCATCCTCACGATGCTGCTGTTCAGGAGCATCTTCAAGATCGATCTCGATCGCGAGGCAAAGATTATCGCCGAGCGCAATCCTCCCGCCCCGCCGCTCTCACGCGTTGCGCTCGAAGTCACCAATCCCAACATCGACGGCCGGGCGCTGCTGCAGATTCCCGTTGCCGACCGCGGCGAAGTCGTCATCTCCCGGATTCTTCACAAGGTGGACGGCGTGGTGCGGATCGCCTACCCCGAGACGGTCGTCCTTCAGGGCGACATTCTCCTGGCGGTCGGCCCGCCGGACGCGGTGGAAGATCTCAAGATGGTCGTCGGCGGCGAAAGCACGGTGGATCTTGTTTCGGCGTCGAAGCAGTTTGCGATGAAGACGATCCTGATCACCCGCAAGGAGGTGCTCGGGCGGACCGTCGATGAACTGAATCTGGATCATCGCTACGGCCTTCGGGCGACGCGTGTCCGCCGCGGCGACGTCGAACTGCCTCCATCGCCCGGTGTGCGGCTTCAATTCGGCGACGTGCTTACGGTCGTGGGGGAAGAGGAGTCGGCCAAGGCGGCGTCACAACACCTCGGGAATTCCGTCAAGCAGCTTAATCACCCGCAGGTGGTGCCGATCTTCATCGGAATTGCCCTGGGGGTAATCCTCGGGAGCATTCCGGTCGCGTTTCCTGGCCTGCCCGCGCCGGTCAAGCTCGGCCTGGCCGGCGGCCCGCTTGCGGCCGCCCTGATCCTCAGCCGGCTCGGCCATCTCGGGCCGCTCGTCTGGTACATGCCGCAGAGCGCAAACCTGGCGCTGCGTGAACTAGGCATCTGCCTGTTCCTGGCGAGTGTCGGCGTCAAATCAGGTGGGCACTTCTTCCACACCCTTACCGATGGTCCAGGTTTGTACTGGCTGGCGTGTGGGGCGGTGATCACGGCCGTGCCGCTGTTGCTGGTCGGCTTTGTCGCCCGCAGCTGGATGAAGCTCGACTTCATGTCTCTCTGTGGCCTGCTCGCCGGCAGCATGACCGACCCGCCGGCGCTTCAGTTCGCCGGTGCCGTCACGCAGTCAGAATCGCCGGGCATTGCTTATGCGGCGGTCTACCCGCTGGTCATGCTGATGCGTGTGCTGGCGGCACAGGTGCTGGTGCTTGCGTTCGTGTAG
- a CDS encoding mechanosensitive ion channel family protein, with translation MPDRSWFATRCLLLALTLVAIDVRAQSTAPATSPASVPASVPPAAPDTQPATTPALPATVPAAVATQPAVVVPPPPIPIADINVKADPDAQIAKGIESESAADNIVPLIDEKLVELIRDVDARSAETSRLLRATPSLSDLRSLESEWKGLAEQLNEWKEDLAIRAKLLQDNASTLAGMSNNFWLPTLDSIRASREPPELIQQAESVVAALKQARETVEARRTKVLSVQSRVRETAVRVGNSQAAVANALAAARSRLLTRDNPAIWDWTGRGAVNADTQQTIETQWNAFRAYSLRRSMAFALQAGIWLLLIPVFFRIRRWARRWAVEDPSLQRSALAFESPVATATITALIFSGWLYPHAPRLLWTIVVALALAPTIIVVRRLLDRRLLPILFALGIFFTIDRCREVAATEPRIYQLLLLAEMVAGAGLLIWYIRSGRVRAAINYSETVEALIVLTCRAFAILFIVASLATALGYVGLGTLLGHAVLGSAYLAVILYAATRIIEGLVMAIVRTRPVALLQAINKNRRLVWVRTCRLVNWLALVAWVLGTLDMLTVREIFVDAVMSVLTATLSVGTFSLSLGQVVAFLLTVWASLLISKFIRFVLQEDVYPRFHMARGLPYAVSTMLHYIILLIGFTTAVQMLGYDMTKFTILAGAFGVGLGFGLQNIFNNFVSGLILLFERPIKVGDVIQIGGDTGSVRRIGIRASVIRLGSGAEIIMPNGRLISDPLTNWTLSGRGRDIELEIAVGGAAEPRQVIALWAKVTAVHPKVAEEPPPRATLLGLGGDAIKFELRAWTNEFESWSATRSDLAIAMNTALKDAGIVLK, from the coding sequence ATGCCCGATAGATCTTGGTTCGCTACACGTTGCCTGCTTCTGGCTCTTACCCTCGTCGCGATCGACGTGCGGGCGCAGTCGACCGCGCCCGCGACTTCGCCGGCGTCGGTCCCGGCGTCCGTTCCTCCGGCGGCGCCTGATACACAGCCCGCCACGACACCGGCCCTCCCCGCAACGGTACCCGCGGCGGTCGCGACCCAGCCCGCGGTCGTGGTGCCTCCCCCGCCCATTCCGATTGCCGACATCAACGTCAAGGCCGATCCTGACGCTCAGATCGCCAAGGGAATCGAATCGGAGTCGGCGGCCGACAATATCGTGCCGTTAATCGACGAGAAACTGGTGGAGCTGATTCGCGATGTCGACGCGCGGTCTGCCGAAACGTCCAGACTCCTTCGCGCCACGCCTTCGCTGAGCGACCTGCGCAGCCTGGAATCCGAATGGAAGGGTCTGGCAGAGCAGCTCAACGAGTGGAAGGAAGACCTGGCGATCCGGGCCAAGCTGTTGCAGGACAATGCGTCGACGCTCGCGGGGATGTCGAACAACTTCTGGCTCCCCACGCTCGACAGCATCCGCGCCAGCAGGGAGCCGCCGGAACTGATCCAGCAGGCCGAGTCAGTCGTGGCGGCGCTCAAGCAGGCCAGAGAGACGGTCGAGGCACGGCGAACCAAGGTTCTAAGCGTGCAAAGCCGCGTCCGCGAAACTGCTGTCCGCGTCGGCAATTCGCAGGCCGCCGTCGCCAACGCGCTGGCTGCGGCGCGGAGCAGGCTACTGACGCGCGACAATCCCGCGATCTGGGACTGGACCGGCCGGGGTGCCGTCAACGCCGATACGCAGCAGACCATCGAAACCCAGTGGAACGCGTTTCGAGCCTACAGCTTGAGGCGGTCGATGGCTTTTGCGTTGCAGGCAGGGATCTGGCTTCTGCTGATTCCGGTCTTCTTCCGCATCCGCCGCTGGGCGCGGCGCTGGGCCGTCGAAGACCCCAGCCTGCAGCGGTCGGCGCTTGCATTCGAGTCGCCGGTGGCGACGGCAACCATTACGGCGCTGATTTTCTCAGGTTGGCTGTACCCGCACGCGCCCCGGCTGCTCTGGACGATCGTGGTCGCACTGGCGCTGGCACCGACGATCATCGTCGTGCGGCGTCTGCTCGATCGTCGGCTGCTTCCCATCCTGTTCGCGCTCGGCATTTTCTTCACGATTGACCGGTGCCGCGAGGTCGCGGCGACCGAACCGCGCATCTACCAGTTACTGCTGCTGGCCGAGATGGTCGCCGGCGCGGGGCTGCTGATCTGGTACATCCGTTCCGGCCGGGTGCGCGCCGCGATCAACTACTCCGAAACGGTCGAAGCACTGATTGTCCTGACCTGTCGTGCGTTCGCGATCCTGTTCATCGTGGCGTCGCTGGCAACGGCCCTCGGCTATGTGGGCCTGGGCACGCTGCTGGGTCATGCCGTCCTCGGCAGCGCGTATCTTGCGGTCATCCTTTACGCAGCCACGCGCATCATCGAAGGACTGGTGATGGCGATCGTCCGCACGCGACCGGTGGCACTGCTTCAGGCGATCAACAAGAACCGCAGGCTGGTCTGGGTCCGCACCTGCCGACTGGTCAACTGGTTGGCGCTGGTGGCATGGGTGCTGGGCACGCTCGACATGCTGACGGTTCGGGAGATCTTCGTTGACGCCGTGATGTCCGTTCTCACCGCGACACTGTCGGTCGGCACGTTTTCGCTGTCGCTGGGGCAGGTGGTGGCGTTCTTGCTGACGGTGTGGGCGTCGCTGCTGATATCCAAGTTTATCCGCTTCGTTCTCCAGGAAGATGTGTACCCCCGCTTCCACATGGCCCGCGGCCTGCCTTATGCCGTGTCGACCATGCTGCACTACATCATCCTGCTGATCGGTTTTACGACGGCCGTGCAGATGCTGGGCTACGACATGACCAAGTTCACGATTCTCGCCGGCGCGTTTGGCGTGGGTCTGGGCTTCGGCTTGCAGAACATCTTCAACAATTTTGTCTCCGGTCTGATCCTGCTTTTCGAACGCCCGATCAAGGTGGGCGACGTCATTCAGATCGGCGGCGACACCGGGTCGGTCCGACGAATCGGTATTCGCGCCAGCGTCATCCGCCTGGGCAGCGGGGCCGAGATCATCATGCCCAATGGCCGCCTGATCTCCGATCCGCTCACCAACTGGACGCTGTCCGGCCGCGGTCGCGACATCGAGCTCGAGATTGCCGTCGGCGGCGCGGCCGAGCCGCGCCAGGTGATCGCGCTCTGGGCGAAGGTGACTGCGGTACATCCCAAGGTGGCCGAAGAACCTCCGCCGCGCGCCACGCTCCTGGGCCTGGGCGGGGACGCCATCAAGTTCGAGCTGCGCGCCTGGACAAACGAGTTCGAAAGCTGGTCGGCCACGCGCAGCGATCTGGCGATCGCGATGAACACGGCTCTGAAGGATGCCGGCATCGTGTTGAAATGA